The nucleotide sequence TACGCTCATTCCTTCGacatttttgtattattgtaCCATTTAGAGAATATGTGGTATGAAATATTTCTAGTTTGATAGATGGTCGATTGCGTGCGACATGAAAATCACCAATCGCTACtagttttcaattcaatttactAGTGTTGCTCAAGCATCAATGATGACCTACCAATCTCATTGTAAATTTTATCGGCtttaaaaaaacatgttttgatagttttattgttttgaattcaAACGCAGTTTTTGCTTTAAGAATTTTGCTGTATTCACTATTTGCCAGTGTACATTAGATGAAGCTGGTTTTTGTAATTGCACAAACTTTCCTAGTCAGATGAATTGATTAAGAAACCTTTCCTTTCATATCTATTACTgacaatccaaaaaaaaataatgaaacaatttattcaaaataatgtctAATGTGACACCAAACCCATTATAGTTCACATTTTTGGTTAAATGAGCTATCTGATTAAgtaatatgttttaaaataaatttcggaatattttgTTAGTACTCCAAGCTATGACCACGCACCAAATCCCGACAAACAATGGATACTACAAGTTACCAACAACATGTCACCGATACAAAGAGATTTTACTGATCTTCTGATGACGAAACGTTTACAGACCTTGCAATCTGTTGATGCTGCTGTTCAAAAAGTTGTAGAAGAGCTAGAAGAATTAGGAGAGTTGGACAatacttatattatttatacatcCGATCACGGATACCATCTAGGTCAATTTGGATTGGTGAAAGTAAGTAATTCTgctaattttcaaatatttccccCCCAATCATCCTTgatgtttaaatattttccttgcGATTTGATTATGTGTACGTATATTTTTAGGGTAAAAGTTTTCCTTTTGAATTTGATGTCCGTGTACCGTTTCTTGTTAGAGGTCCAGGAGTGGAACCTGGTACAGTAGTGAACGATATAGTTCTTAATATCGATTTAGCGCCTACATTCTTGGATATGGCTGGAGTAGAACCTCCACCGCATATGGACGGAAAATCTGTATTACCATTATTTCAAACtgccaaaagaaaaaagatgaaatgGCCTGATACGTTTTTAATAGAGAGGTAAATTAAAACAGGAATTAAATATACTCggtaaaagttatttttaactGTTTGGTTTACATTGTCAGTTCTGGTAGAAGGGAAATGCCGCATCCAgaaaaaaacaagcaaaaataCTTAACCACCGCTTCTCCAATCAATCTGTCTACAGACGATCCAACATCGACTAGCTATAATCTCTTTAATTCTTCTGAGCAAGAAATGTTCACTGCTCAATATGTTGAAGCAACAGATACACCTAAAATTTTCGAATCTTCCGAAGATCAATCCGAAATTAATTCAGAAGATGAAGAGGACGCTGATGAAGACGACGAGGGAATTGAAGAAGTTACAGAAGAAGAAGGGGATCTAGAAGAGCAGactaattttgataatgtcgGATTAGCTCTAGACTTTATAAACGaaggtaataaaattttattttatgtctaATACCATATGTTCAAATATATGGAATTTTATAGGTGATATGCAGTTGGATAATCGGCTCCCACCAGTGCCTCTTTCGTCTAAACTCGAAAGATTAGCCGTGGAATGCTTACGACCAGAAATGCGGTTACCGTGCCAAAAAGGACAAAAGTGGTTTTGTGAAAACGATGCTGGTAGATGGAGGAAAAGGAAATGCAAATCGACCAATCAAATTATAACGAGAAATGTAAATACTCCAATAACGAACAAGACGTTTAGAAAATGCGCATGTTTTACTCCTAATGGTCTGGTGTATAAAAAATTACCAGTAAGTAAACTTGATTATACATTTTGTCCAAAATCATCGAGGGTTTCATCATTAATATagtttttatgtattttctcTTTGTATGTGGTTCTGTTTTAAGATTCTTTTTTACCTGCttgaacaatttttatcattattgcAAGATTACTTAAAGATGTTTCATGGCATCGATGGCTTTTTATTCTGTTTCATGAATAATATGGTACATACTTGGTatgtactattttttaaatttttctacgttTTTGATTTTACATACAAAATGATTTTGATAACGTGTAGTAGTTACTGTAATTTATTCAGTTGAGTGATTACTTAGTATATGACAAAGACTCGTATTTTGATGATTACAATACattttgtttgtgtttgtattattgttttaagattacgtacatttttttctacaaagaaaaatagaaaagtacATGAGATatattacaattaaaaacaatattttctttaaattcgaatgaatataactataatttaaaaaaaaaacaataatttttactaAACCAGATCACCTTTTTTAGTTGCAGAATATATCAAGAGAAAAGTATTGGAAATCTGATGTTAACAGTAGAACAAAAAGAGACTCGGCattggaagaaatattttttgaggatTATGATGACGAAAGTAACGAATCCCACATTTTGTCGAAAAGGGAGAGAATGCTGAACCTGGCACATGTAGAGAACGCTATGGTAGATGTTGAAGACCGTATACATGGTTTGAAagtaagcaaaaaaaaataaaaatagtaattaaactatattactttaaatatatataaattttaaaattaatgtacATCTGTGTAAAATCAGAATGAAAAATTCGTTACATTAGTTACTACACATCCCTTTGAGAAGCTGAACTTTAATATGACTTTATCAAACTTTCACTGTAATTTTCCTTTCCCATTTGTTACTGAACCCACATATTCaagttttcaaattgtttatatatatatatttacttagTTCCTCTAATTACAATTATTTCGGTTTTCTCAAATATTgaaactcattttaaatgtttgttgtttttaaagTTTGCAACTACTTCAAGTCTAATTTAAActtctttttgaatattttacttaaaaatagtTGGCTCGGAACTTCACCCTGTCTTACTATATTCCAACTTATACATGTTGCCAATTTAATGACTCATGTCTACTTCTCTACCATCTTATCATAGAAGCTGAGGTATAGtaacaattcaatattttttcagatgGAAAACAATACCATTATCAGTGATCCATCTTTAAAAGTCAACCTCAACACCAACTCCATAGGCCCGGCATGTTTTATACagaaaggaaaaattaattgttcAACCGTTATTTATAAGGATAAAAAAACGTGGCGTCGATCTCGACATCGCGTTGAAAACGAAATTCAAGAATTAAAATACAAGCTAGAAGCTTTGAAAGAAATCAGACGCCATTTGAAAAATACTAGACCCCCAGATCAGATACATAATAAACCAAATAATTCGGAACTTAACAATTTCAACGATTTGACTTTccaaagaaataatttgaatatagaaatatCTAATAATCCCGGTTTGTACAGACCAATGACAATCggtaataaaattaacaataagaagCGCAGGAGAAAACCTGTAAATGTGTCATCAGAGAAAATTACAACCGAAGTTAGCTCTACGAATAATGTTAATTATATGACTACAGATCCAGAAAATATTTCTTCCACTACAGAAAGTGCTACATTTTCATCCAAATTAGTAACGAACCATCATCGACACGgtcataaaatttacaattttacacaaaaaat is from Diorhabda sublineata isolate icDioSubl1.1 chromosome 1, icDioSubl1.1, whole genome shotgun sequence and encodes:
- the LOC130443821 gene encoding extracellular sulfatase SULF-1 homolog encodes the protein MASFSIVIVFLVLVIFSVNANVYLHRRQRKSQVFTPITTRSSPKPNIILILTDDQDVELGSMNYMPKTLKSIRDHGAEFRHAYVTTPMCCPSRSSLLTGMYVHNHFVYTNNDNCSSTQWQATHETRTFATYLSNAGYRTGYFGKYLNKYNGSYIPPGWREWGGLIMNSKYYNYSINMNGKKIKHGFDYHKDYYSDLILNDSISFLRHSKKQYQYKPVMLMMSFPAPHGPEDSAPQFSDLFFNVTTHHTPSYDHAPNPDKQWILQVTNNMSPIQRDFTDLLMTKRLQTLQSVDAAVQKVVEELEELGELDNTYIIYTSDHGYHLGQFGLVKGKSFPFEFDVRVPFLVRGPGVEPGTVVNDIVLNIDLAPTFLDMAGVEPPPHMDGKSVLPLFQTAKRKKMKWPDTFLIESSGRREMPHPEKNKQKYLTTASPINLSTDDPTSTSYNLFNSSEQEMFTAQYVEATDTPKIFESSEDQSEINSEDEEDADEDDEGIEEVTEEEGDLEEQTNFDNVGLALDFINEGDMQLDNRLPPVPLSSKLERLAVECLRPEMRLPCQKGQKWFCENDAGRWRKRKCKSTNQIITRNVNTPITNKTFRKCACFTPNGLVYKKLPLQNISREKYWKSDVNSRTKRDSALEEIFFEDYDDESNESHILSKRERMLNLAHVENAMVDVEDRIHGLKMENNTIISDPSLKVNLNTNSIGPACFIQKGKINCSTVIYKDKKTWRRSRHRVENEIQELKYKLEALKEIRRHLKNTRPPDQIHNKPNNSELNNFNDLTFQRNNLNIEISNNPGLYRPMTIGNKINNKKRRRKPVNVSSEKITTEVSSTNNVNYMTTDPENISSTTESATFSSKLVTNHHRHGHKIYNFTQKMSTTTSTPLVVSSTRTRKVQSQKPHRTDDLIPLPRRRVKPDLCHCDTYVSNEDQEKENKRRIREERLKKKLRKQRKKEQLEKECGLEKMNCFHHDNDHWKTAPLWNKGPFCFCMNSNNNTYTCIRTINSTHNYLYCEFTTGFVTYYNLRIDPFELQNRADSLKPEELSYLHDTLTHLMACKGKTCTISHSNNSHLKNRPRANSLPMHSNLQQHFKKKKFPEDHGNEATRGILQLVRSDIKRRDRINNSTSTRGIPNRKRRKT